The Nitrospirota bacterium genome has a window encoding:
- a CDS encoding DUF507 family protein, giving the protein MRIPKTWVKTMSKKIVLHLMDVDLIEPRASEETLISETEAIIMNELMVEDRLNEEVRELLKKHEAQIDRGRLDYKRLFELTKQKLVKERDIVL; this is encoded by the coding sequence ATGAGAATCCCAAAGACATGGGTAAAAACCATGTCAAAAAAGATTGTCCTACACCTAATGGATGTTGACCTCATTGAGCCCCGTGCCTCGGAGGAAACCCTTATCTCAGAGACAGAGGCGATTATAATGAATGAGCTTATGGTAGAAGATAGGCTCAACGAAGAAGTTAGAGAGCTACTTAAAAAGCACGAGGCACAGATAGACAGGGGAAGGCTCGACTATAAAAGGCTCTTTGAGCTTACCAAGCAAAAGCTCGTTAAAGAAAGGGACATTGTGCTTTGA
- a CDS encoding 30S ribosomal protein S18, translating into MRQRKFLQKRRFCRFCSEKVEFIDYKDIKTLRSFLTERGKILPRRMTGVCAKHQRALTEAIKRARSAVLLSPVER; encoded by the coding sequence TTGAGGCAAAGAAAATTTCTGCAAAAAAGAAGGTTTTGCAGGTTCTGCTCCGAAAAAGTAGAGTTTATCGACTACAAGGATATAAAAACCCTGAGAAGCTTTCTTACCGAAAGAGGTAAGATACTTCCCAGGCGAATGACAGGTGTGTGCGCAAAACATCAGCGTGCCCTTACAGAAGCAATTAAAAGGGCAAGAAGCGCAGTCTTACTGTCACCTGTAGAGAGGTAA
- the ssb gene encoding single-stranded DNA-binding protein → MYNRIILIGNLTKDPELRYTPQGTPVSSFRIAVNRKYKQSDTMKDETLFIDVVVFGKQAESVSQYLSKGSSVLVEGRLQERRWESEGQQKSKFEVVAQTVRFLSKRSSAETTAQPDMTPPEEITDIEPF, encoded by the coding sequence GTGTATAATAGAATCATCCTTATAGGGAATCTCACAAAGGACCCTGAGCTGAGATACACGCCACAAGGCACGCCTGTTTCATCATTCAGAATAGCAGTAAACAGAAAATACAAACAGTCAGATACCATGAAGGACGAGACGCTTTTTATAGATGTAGTGGTGTTTGGCAAGCAGGCAGAGTCTGTAAGCCAATACCTCTCCAAGGGTAGTTCTGTGCTCGTGGAAGGAAGGCTTCAGGAGCGCAGATGGGAATCCGAAGGACAGCAAAAAAGCAAATTCGAGGTTGTTGCCCAGACAGTAAGATTTCTTTCAAAAAGGTCTTCAGCCGAGACAACAGCCCAGCCGGATATGACTCCTCCAGAGGAGATTACGGATATAGAGCCATTTTAG
- the rpsF gene encoding 30S ribosomal protein S6 — protein MNIYENIIILDASLTEEAISESVSKIKDLIEGSGGEILKTDLLGRRKLAYEVNKHSKGFYVLVLFKSPPSLIKKLEDYYKVFDPVIKFMVIRLEKKQADAALSGLKEKETAPVTPEGGQ, from the coding sequence ATGAATATCTACGAAAATATCATCATATTAGATGCATCCCTTACCGAGGAAGCCATCTCAGAGTCGGTCTCTAAAATAAAAGACCTTATAGAAGGCTCTGGTGGAGAGATACTAAAGACAGACCTCTTGGGAAGAAGAAAGCTCGCATACGAGGTAAACAAGCACAGCAAAGGCTTTTATGTCCTTGTTTTATTCAAGTCACCGCCATCTCTTATCAAGAAATTAGAGGACTACTACAAGGTCTTTGACCCAGTTATAAAGTTCATGGTTATAAGGCTGGAGAAAAAGCAGGCAGATGCCGCACTTTCAGGTCTTAAGGAAAAAGAAACAGCACCTGTGACACCAGAAGGAGGGCAATAA
- a CDS encoding 4-hydroxy-tetrahydrodipicolinate synthase, with protein sequence MFQGSMVAIVTPFKNGKLDEKALERLIEWHIKEGTDAIIPCGTTGESATLDYDEHYRVIEITVKTVAGRIPVIAGTGANSTDEAITITKKARNLGADGALLVSPYYNKPTQEGLYLHYKAVADSVKGFPIVLYNVPGRTAVNILPQTVARLAEIKNIVAIKEATGDMKQVSELMRLTQGRITVLSGDDFTTFPMYALGGKGSISVSANIAPRDSALMWDAWQKGDISEARRLHYKMEPLNTSMFIETNPIPVKTGLSLMGKIREEFRLPLCKISDANKEKLKKVLKDYGLI encoded by the coding sequence ATGTTTCAGGGCTCTATGGTTGCAATAGTAACGCCTTTTAAGAATGGTAAACTCGATGAGAAGGCATTAGAGAGACTCATAGAATGGCACATTAAGGAGGGCACGGATGCCATAATACCATGTGGTACAACAGGGGAGTCTGCGACATTGGATTACGACGAGCACTACAGGGTCATAGAGATAACGGTTAAGACAGTGGCAGGAAGAATCCCTGTTATTGCAGGCACAGGAGCAAACTCAACTGACGAGGCAATAACCATAACAAAGAAGGCAAGAAACCTTGGGGCAGATGGTGCACTGCTTGTGTCTCCTTACTATAACAAGCCCACTCAGGAGGGACTCTACCTGCACTATAAGGCTGTTGCGGACTCGGTAAAAGGCTTTCCTATTGTCCTTTATAATGTCCCTGGAAGAACTGCTGTAAATATACTGCCACAGACAGTGGCAAGGCTTGCAGAGATTAAAAACATAGTTGCCATAAAGGAGGCAACAGGGGATATGAAACAGGTAAGCGAGCTAATGAGACTCACTCAGGGCAGAATCACAGTGCTATCAGGAGATGACTTTACTACATTTCCGATGTATGCACTTGGTGGAAAAGGCTCGATATCCGTGTCTGCAAACATAGCCCCACGGGATTCGGCTCTGATGTGGGATGCATGGCAGAAAGGAGATATCTCTGAGGCAAGAAGGCTTCATTATAAGATGGAGCCCCTGAACACCTCGATGTTCATAGAGACAAACCCCATACCTGTAAAGACCGGGCTTTCTCTTATGGGTAAAATCAGGGAGGAATTCAGGCTTCCGCTTTGCAAAATCTCGGATGCAAACAAGGAAAAACTTAAAAAAGTTCTAAAGGACTATGGACTGATTTAG
- a CDS encoding methylated-DNA--[protein]-cysteine S-methyltransferase: MKGSLVFERISSPIGFLYVVFSGKHLVKLALEKPKGIKAGEVPGSFKEELMAYFEGRSREFHQEMVFLSGTDFEKKVWLTLKDVPYGQTRTYKWLSEKIGKPKAHRAVGQALSKNPISIVLPCHRIIDSDGHIGGYSSGIDIKRRLLELEYYYSEDI, encoded by the coding sequence ATGAAAGGCTCGTTAGTATTTGAGCGGATTTCAAGTCCAATCGGTTTTCTCTATGTAGTTTTTTCTGGAAAACACTTAGTTAAGCTCGCATTGGAAAAACCAAAGGGCATAAAGGCTGGAGAAGTCCCGGGCTCATTTAAAGAGGAACTCATGGCTTATTTCGAAGGAAGGTCAAGGGAGTTTCATCAGGAGATGGTTTTCCTTAGCGGAACCGATTTCGAAAAAAAAGTCTGGCTTACGCTTAAGGATGTGCCTTATGGACAAACGAGAACATATAAGTGGCTTTCGGAAAAAATAGGCAAGCCCAAAGCCCATAGGGCAGTTGGTCAGGCACTTTCTAAAAACCCAATATCCATAGTGCTTCCCTGCCACAGGATTATCGACTCAGACGGGCATATCGGAGGCTACTCATCAGGCATTGACATTAAAAGAAGATTGCTTGAACTGGAGTATTACTATTCAGAGGATATATAA